The Archangium lipolyticum genomic sequence CACGGTGCTGGCGCGCGACGACGCCTTCCTCGTGGAGCAGTGGGGCCAGCTCAAGAAAGCGGGCTTCACCGAGGCCCTGGGCTTCCGGGTGGACGACCTGCTCCTCTACACGAAGGCCATGTACTCGCTGTTCGTGCGCGAGGCCCAGATGCTCAGTGACCGGCTCACCGGACTGCCGCCGGGACAGGCGGCGGAGATGGTGGAACGCGCCCTGCCCCTCATCAACACGCTCCTCGTCCGCTACCACACCGCCCAGGTCCGCAACTTCCTGGCGGCGAACTGATACGGTCTCACCCGCCCCCATGCACATCCACCACGACGTCATCTCGGCCATTGGAAACACGCCCCTCATCAAGCTCAAGCGCGCCTCCGAGCTGACCGGCTGCACCATCCTCGGCAAGGCCGAGTTCCTCAACCCGGGCCAGTCCGTGAAGGACCGCGCCGCCCTCTTCATCATCCGCGATGCCGTCTCGCGCGGCCTGCTCCGCCCCGGCGGCACCATCGTCGAGGGCACCGCCGGCAACACCGGCATCGGCCTGGCGCTCGTGGGCAACGCCCTCGGCTACCGCACCGTCATCGTCATCCCCGACACCAACAGCCAGGAGAAGAAGGACACGCTGCGCCTCATGGGCGCCGAGCTCATCGAGGTCCCCGCCGTCCCCTACAAGGACCCCAACAACTACGTGAAGGTGTCCGGCCGCCTCGCCGAGGCCCTCAACGCCCGCGAGCCCCATGGCGCCATCTGGGCCAACCAGTTCGACAACGTCGCCAACCGCCGGGCCCACATCGAGACCACGGGCCCCGAAATCTGGAGGCAGACCGAGGGCCGCGTGGATGGCTTCATCTGCGCCGTGGGCTCCGGCGGCACGCTCGCGGGCGTCGGCATGGCCCTCAAGGAGCTCAACCCGAAGATCGTCATCGGGCTCGCCGACCCCATGGGGGCCGCGCTCTACCACTGGTACACCCGTGGCGAGCTCAAGGCCGAGGGCTCCTCCATCACCGAGGGCATCGGCCAGGGCCGCATCACCGCCAACCTCGAGGGCGCTCCCATCGACGAGTTCTTCCAGATTTCCGACGAAGAGGCCCTCCCCATCCTCTTCGACCTCATCGAGCACGAGGGCCTCTTCCTCGGGGGCTCCAGCGCCGTCAACGTCGCCGGTGCCATCCGCCTCGCCCGGAAGATGGGACCTGGGCACACCGTCGTCACCGTGCTGTGCGACTCCGGCAACCGCTACGCGAGCAAGCTCTTCAACGCCCCCTTCCTCCGCTCCAAGGGACTGCCCGTCCCCCGCTGGTTGGAGCGTGACCCGGAGGCCCCGTCGGCGAGCACGCTCCTGCGCGACGTGCTCCTCGCCAAGGCCTCCTGAGCCGTACCACCGATCCTTCGTCTCGAGGGCCCAGGCGGCCACCTGTCCAACATCCCGCAGCGCGTGGTGGACGTCGTCGACTACCCCTGATAGCCCGACGGAGGGGCTGGCCCCGCCCCTGAGAAGGCGGTCCTCAGGCGGCTGTCACGTGCGCGTTGGCGGAGTACGGCGCCAGCGCCCCGATGTGGCCGGGCAGGGCCTTCACGCGCTCCAGCCACGCGGACACGGCGGGGGAGCGCTCCAGGGAGAAGCCGCCCTCGGGTGCCACGTGCGTGTACGCATACAGCGCGATGTCCGCGACCGTGGGTCGCTCGCCTACGAGGAACGTGCGCCCGTGAAGGTGCCGCTCCAGGGCCGCGAGCGCCTCATGGCCTCGCTCCACGCGCAGACGGAAGGCTTCCGGGTAGCGGGACGCGCGGCCCGTCAGGTGCCAGAAGCGCACGGTGCCCACGTTGGGCTCGATGCTGTTCTGCTCGAAGAAGAGCCACTGGTCGACCTGGGCGCGCTCGAAGGCATCCTCCGGCAGGAACCGCGTGCCCCGCGCGAGGTAGAGGAGGATGGCGTTGGACTCCGCCAGGAAGCGGCCCGGCTCGGGCTCGAGCACGGGGATGCGCCCGTCGGGATTCTTTCGCCGCAGGAAGTCCTCCGTGCGGCTCTCGCCAGCGAAGATGTCCACGGGCACCAGTTCATAGGGCCTGCCCAGCCAGGAGAGCAGGAGTCGGACCTTGTAGCCATTGGCGGAGGGGAGATAGTCGTAGAGACGCATCGAAGTTCCAGACGTGGGTAGAACGCGCGGCAGGCTAGGGAGACCCGCACCGGGTGAGCCACCCGCTTCTTGCGGCATCTGGCGGCGCGAAGGAGCGCAAGAACCGGGTTGCTCCCGCGCGACCTGGCGGCCATACCGGGTACAGGAGCACCCATCCCAGGAGCCGGAGCATGGCGACCAGCGACTACGCCCGAATCGAGCAGGCCATCCTCTACCTCGACGCCCATGCGCGCGAGCAGCCCTCTCTGGACGACGTCGCCGCGCACGTGGGCCTGAGCCCCTTCCACTTCCAGCGCCTCTTCACCCGCTGGGCGGGCATCAGCCCCAAGCGCTTCCTCCAGGTGCACACGCTCGTTTCGGCCCGCCGCCTGCTGGCCGAGCGGCACAGCGTGCTCGACACCTCCTACGCCGTGGGCCTGTCCGGCGGCGGCCGGCTGCACGAGCTCTTCGTCACCCTCACCGCCATGACACCGGGCGAGTTCAAGCTGGGCGGCGAGGGACTCACCGTGCGCCACGGCATCCACCCGTCGCCTTTCGGGGACTGCCTCATCGCCGTCTGTGAGCGCGGCATTTGCGGCCTGCATTTCCTCTCCGACGAGTCCGCGGAGGAGGCCCTGGTGTCGCTGCGTGCGCAGTGGCCGCGTGCCACCTTCATGGAGTCCCGCGATGCGACCGCCACGTGGGCGGAGCGCATCTTCCCCTCGCGGCCCCCGCGCGAGCCCACGCCGCTGTCAGTGCTGGTGAAGGGCACGCCCTTCCAGGTGCAGGTGTGGCAGGCGCTGCTGCGCATCTCCCCGGGCCACGTGGCCACGTACGAGGACCTTGCCCAAGCCATCGGCAACCCGAAAGCGGTGCGAGCGGTGGGCTCGGCGGTGGGAGACAACCCCGTGGCGTTGCTCATCCCCTGCCACCGCGTGTTGCGCAAGACGGGCGTCTTTGGTGACTACCGCTGGGGCCCCGCGCGCAAGAAGGTGATGCTCGCGTGGGAGTCGCTGCGTTACGGCGCGGAGGTCGAGGCCGGCGAAGCGCCGGGAGTCGTGCCTTAGCTCCTGGCGTTCAGGGCAAGAAGCGGGTCGCCCTCGGGTGTGCTTCCCCCTATCTGTAGCGGCAAGACGGGCCCCTGAGAGGGCCTGTCGACAACGCGAAGGCAAGACAACTTGCCAGGGATTGAGAGCACCCTCATGTCTACCCATCACATTGATTCCCTGACGCAGTACCACCTGCTTGGCCGCTCGGGGCTCCGGGTGAGCCCGCTGGCGCTGGGCACCATGACGTTCGGTACCGAGTTCGGCTGGGGCAACCCGGAGAGCACCGCCCATCAAATCCTGGCGCGCTACCTGGAGGCGGGCGGCAACTTCATCGACACCGCGGATGCGTACACCGCCGGCTCGAGCGAGCGCATCATCGGCGACTTCTTCGCGAAGCATGGCAAGCGAGACCAGGCCGTCATCGCCACCAAGTTCACCATGGGCACCTCGCCGGGAGACCCCAACGCGGGCGGCAACGGGCGCAAGAACATCTACCGCGCGCTCGAAGGCTCGCTGCGCCGCCTCAAGACGGACTACGTGGACCTGTACTGGCTCCACGCCTGGGATGGCCTGACGCCCGTGGAGGAGGTGATGCGGACCCTGACCGACCTCGTGCGCGAGGGCAAGGTCCGGTACATCGGCCTCTCCGACGTGCCGGCCTGGTACTTCGCTCGGGCCCAGACGCTGGCCGAGCGCAACGGCTGGGAGCGGGTCTCGGCGCTGCAACTGGAGTATTCGCTCGCCGAGCGCAACATCGAGCGCGAGCACATTCCCGCGGCACTCGAGCTGGGGGCGGCCATCGTTCCCTGGAGCCCGCTCGCCGGTGGGCTCCTGTCGGGCAAATACACGCGCGAGGGCTCGCGGTTGAAAGGAGAGGGGCGTGCCCACGCGCTCCTGGCCACCGGTCTGCCCATTGCCGACAAGTTCTTGAAGGACCGGCCGTGGGCCATCGTCGAGCAGCTCGTCGCCGTGGCGAAGGAGGTGGGGCACCCGCCCGCGCAGGTGGCGCTCAACTGGGTGGCGACGCGCCCCGCGGTGGCCTCCACCATCATCGGCGCCAGCAGGCTGGAGCAGCTCGAGAGCAACCTGCGTGCACTCGACTTCACGCTGCCGCCGACGCTCTCGGCCAGGCTGGAGGCCGCGAGCCGGCCCGAGCTCGTGCATCCCTATGTGTTCTTCGAGGATCCGGTGTTCACCCGGGGCATGTTCACGGGCAACACCGTGGTGCGCGCGGAGCCGGGCTGGTTCCGAGCCAACACCCGAGGCCCGTGAGGCGCATGTCTACCAGAGGCGCCAGACCCCGTTTCCGCCGCAACGGGTGGAGCTGAGGCCGGCGAGGAACGTGTAGCTGCCACTGCCTCCCGGAGGAGCGGTGAAGAGGAGGTGCGAGCCAGCGCCACCACACCCGCTCCTTCGCTGGCTCAGGACGCCTTGTACTCCGTAGCGACGTCCAGGACCCACGTGATGCCGAAGCGGTCCTTGAGCATGCCGTAGAGGGGCGCCCATCCCGACGGCGCCAGCGGCTGCGCGACGGTCGCGCCAACGGAGAGCTTTTCCCAGAGCGCGGTGATTTCCTTATCCGAGTCACCGCGGACAGAGACGAAGAATGCATTCTTGCCTTCGTCCCACGGCATCCGGGACGGCACGTCGTACGCCATCACCCGGAAGCCATTCTTGGCGGCGACCTGGCCCCACATCACCTGATTCGCCTCGGACGGAGCCTGGACGTTCTGGGCGTCCTTGTAGGTGACGATGGTGAGGTCGCCGCCGAACACGGACTGGTAGAACTCCAGCGCCGCACGAGCATCGCCACGGAAGTTGAGGTGGTTGGTAACGCTGACGGTCATGACTCTCTCCTATGCAGGTTCAGGTTTTCGAGCGTTTCCGCACGCTCGAGGCTCGTCGGGGCAACGGGGATTCGTCGACCCGTGAGGTGGTGGGAACAGGTCTGTGACCTGTCGAAGCGGGTGGTACCTCCGAGGGCTGACGCCGGAGGGCCGGCATGATGACTCCGTCAACCATCGACACGAGGAAGGCCAGGTCGATCGGCTTGCGCTGAACCAGGGTGCGGTAGGCGGCCATCGACGGGATGACCTGGGACAGAGTGCCGATGTCGGCGGACGCCGAGATCTCGCCGCGTTCGACCGCTCGCCGCATCAGCGCGAAGTGCGCTTCGGCCCACGGTTGGACGACCGCGGCGGTTGCCGCGTCGGCGAGCGCCTGGTCTTGCGAGAGCAACGAGGCGAGCCCTGTCATGATCTTGAGCTTGCGCTCGCTTTCTTCGATCGACTGCGGCTTGAACAGGCCGAGCAGGTCTCCGCGGAGCGTGCCCGTGTCGGGCAGACGCTCGAGATCGACCTGATTGCGTTTCATGTGCGCGACGGCGTCGATGACCAGCTCTGTCTTCGACGTCCATCGGCGGTAGATGGTCGCCTTCCCGGCTCCGGCTCGCGCGGCCACGATGTCCATTGTCAGGCCCGCTGCGCCCACCTCGGCGAGAACCTCGAGCGTGGCCTCGAGGATCTTCGCGTCGCGCGAGTGGTCTCGCTTGCGTCCTGGCTGTGCAGGCTCGACGGCAATGGCGTCGTCATCGTTCTGAGTCATGCAGTCATCCTCGTGATGATGTTGATACTAGCGAGTTCCGGAACCGTCAAGTTCCGAAACTGTCCGGTGTCGTTATTTCCGCAGAGCCCCGACCCTTGGCCTCACCCCACCCGCTTCTCGAGCATCGCCATCCCGCGCTCGGCATCGGCCGGCGTCGCGTCGGCCAGCTCGAGGTACGCGCGGCCGCGGGACGCATGGATCGCTCTCACCCCTCCTGCTCCCTTCACGTACGCCAAGCCTGCTTCGTTCGCCGATGACCGGCTGCCCTGATTTCCAGAAAATCCAGAAAAGACTATACCGGTGCCCGCTGTCCTTCCCCCCTGGAGAGGTCGCGAGCACATGAGAGTCCGCTGGAGAGGAAGTGCCCTGCTGGCGCTGATGCTGATGAGTCCGTCCGCGTTCGCTGGCACGGCGACTGTCTATTATTACACACCCTACAAGGCGTGGAGCGCGCCCTACATCCACCACAATGCCAGCGGAAGCTGGACGGCCACGCCGGGCGAGTCCCTGAGCCCGGCGTGCACGAACTGGGTGATGAAGGTGCTCACCACGGGAACGGCGAGCACCTTCCAGGCCGTCTTCACCGATGGGCAGAATCACTGGGACAACTACAACAACCAGTCTGGTGCCAATTACAACATCCCGGCCAGCGGCACCCACCAGATCAAGAATGGCCAGCTCCTGGCCAACGCGGGCACCCCTTGCACCACCTCCACCAACAACCAGGCCGAGGTGTATTACTTCACCGGCACGCGCGGCTGGAGCACCGTCAACATCCATTACGCACCGACCGGTGGCACCTGGACCACGCCGCCCGGTGTGGCGATGAACGAGACGGCCTGCGCCAACTGGGTGAAGAAGACCGTCGCCCTGGGCGCCGCCACGGGAATGAAGGCCGCGTTCAACAACGGCACCACCTGGGACAACAACAACGGCTCGGACTACGCCCTGGGCACGGGGCGGCTCACCGTCAAGGATGGCGTGGTCACCGCCAACGCCGCCTCCCCGTGTGTGACGCTCCCCCCGGACACGAGCGCACCGTCCATCCCCTCGGGGCTCACCGCCTCGGCCTCTGGCACGCAAATCACGCTGTCGTGGAACGCCTCGACCGATGATCGCGCCGTGACGGGCTACGAGCTGGTGCGCACCGGCGGCACCCAGGGCACGAAGACCTGGACCACCTCCTCCACGAGCTACAGCGACACCGGCCTGAGCGCCCGCACGGCCTACCTCTACACGGTCAAGGCCTTCGACGCCGCAGGCAACAAGTCCGCCGCGAGCATCTCGGCCTCGGCCACCACGGGTGATGCCCCTCCTCCCGTCCCCCCGGGACAGCCGCTGGGTGGAGACATCCGCGAGGACTCCATCTACTTCGTGCTAACCGCGCGCTTCTACGACGGCGACTCCTCGAACAACCGCGGCGGCAGCATGCACACGCAGTCGGGCAACGCCGCCAACAACGATCCGATGTTCCGCGGCGACTTCAAGGGCCTCATCCAGAAGCTCGACTACATCAAGGCCCTGGGCTTCTCCGCCGTGTGGATCACCCCGGTGGTGCTCAACCGCTCCGACTACGACTACCACGGCTACCACGGCTGGGACTTCTACCGGGTCGACCCCCGCCTGGAGTCCTCCGGCGCGAGCTACCAGGATCTCATCAACGCCGCCCACGCCAAGGGCATCAAGATCATCCAGGACGTGGTCTACAACCACTCCAGCCGCTGGGGCGCCAAGGGGCTGTTCTCGCCCAAGGTCTACGGCGTGCGCGACAGCCAGTGGAGCTGGTACTACGACGCGCCCGTGTCTGGCTTCACCTATGACGGTCTGACCGTGGAGCCCACCTCCGGCAAGTCCTATTACAACGGGGACCTGTGGTCGACGGCCGAGCCCGCGGGCAACACCTGCCGCAACTGGGGCGTTCCCACCGGCGGCTACAGCAAGGAGGGCTATCGCCTCTACAACTGCCAGTGGCCCAACCCCACCTCCGGCATGTTCCCGGCGCAGTACTACCACCAGTGCTGGATTGGCAACTGGGAGGGCGAGGACTCGCGCAGCTGCTGGATCCACGAGGATCTGGCGGACTTCAACACGGAGAGCACGCCCGTGCAGAACTTCCTCATCGACGTGTACAACAAGTACATCGACATGGGCGTGGATGGCTTCCGCATCGACACCGCGGTCCACATCCCCCGCGTCACCTGGAACCGGCGCCTGCTGCCCGCCGCCCAGCAGCACGCCCAGGCGAAGTTCGGCGCCAAGGGCAAGGACTTCTTCATGTTCGGCGAGGTCGGCTCGTTCGTGAATGACAAGTGGAACCGCGGCTCACCCAACCACTCCGCGCAGTTCTTCACCTGGAAGGAGCGCCGGACCTACAGCACGGATGACACCACGGCCGCGCTCGAGCAGTACAACTACGAGCAGGCCCAGGGCACCTCCGCGCAGCCCACGTCCACCAATGCCTTCCTCCAGGGCAATGTCTACCACACGCCGGATCACAGCCAGTTCTCCGGCATGAGCGTGATCGACATGCGCATGCACATGAACTTCGGCGAGGCCAGCAACGCCTTCTTCAACGGAAAGGACTCGGACGACAGCTACAACGACGCCACCTACAACGTCGTGTATGTCGACTCGCACGACTACGGCCCGAACAAGTCCAGCACCCGCTACGCCGGAGGCACCGACGCCTGGGCGGAGAACATGAGCCTGATGTGGACCTTCCGCGGCATCCCGACGCTGTATTACGGCTCGGAGATCGAGTTCCAGGCCGGCAAGCCCATCGACTGCGGCCCCACGTGTGCCCTGGCCACCACCGGCCGCGCCTACTACGGTGACAACCTCGAGGGCAGCGTCTCGGCCTCGGACTTCGGTGTGGTGGGCAGCGCCTCGGGCAAGGTCGCCGAGACGCTCAACAAGCCGCTGGCGAAGCACCTGCAACGCCTCAATCAGATCCGCCGGAAGATCCCCGCGCTCCAGAAGGGGCAGTACTCCACGGAAGGCGTCGCGGGAGGAATGGCCTTCAAGCGGCGCTTCACGGACCCGGCCAGGGGCGTGGACAGCTTCGCGCTGGTGACCATCTCCGGAGGCGCCACCTTCAACGGCATCCCCAACGGCACCTACAAGGACGCCATCACCGGTGACGTGAAGACCGTGACCAGCGGCACGTTGACCGCCAGCGTCTCCGGCAAGGGCAACCTGCGGGTGTACGTCCTCGACCTCCCGGGCAACCCGGCGCCGGGCAAGGTGGGCGTGGACGGCCCCTACCTGAAGCCCTGAGGCGGCGGCCAGGTGTTCAGCGCGGGGGCGGCTTCACCCTCGCCTCGGCGAAGCGCTCGAACACCTGGCCCGCCACGTAGGCAGGCTGCTCGTCGAGGTTGCTCAACAGGAGCGCGAAGACGACGCGGGGACTGTCCACGAAGGTTTTGGACATAGTCGGTAGAGGTTCCAGCCACGTTGCGAGGGACACCTTCCGGTCGCGGTTGGCCCGAACTGGTCCGACCATCGGACCAGTTGCTTGAGCTCGCGCCCGGAAGCCGACTCTCTCTACCCCGCGACTATGTCCAAGGATTTCGTGGACACTCCACTAGTACTACGCGGTCACATGCTCCGACATCCGAGCGGCTTTCCACTCGGAGGTGGCCTTCTCGGACACTGGAGGACCTTCGGGGCCTGCTTCCCTTGGGGTGGTGCCTAATGTGACCAGGTGGTACTAAGAATCGCCCAGCATCGGCTATTTCGCCACTTCCTCTCAACGAACTGACCATCAACTCTAACGCAATCACAAATAACAACATGATCACCTCGACTCTTCTCGCCATCAAGAACGCCGCCGGGAAAGAAATTGATGCCCACTTCTCTCTTGAAGTAATAAGTGGCAAAACCACTCTACTAATTGAATCTAAGGGCGGAGGCACCAATTCTCCATTCAAGCGGAATCAGGACTATGACCAGGGCTTCCGGCTATTGCTGGAGCGGCTAGCGCTAAGGGGGGCGACAATCGATGACGCCGTAGTAGACTCCCTGACAACACAAAAAGCCAACCTGTCCTATAATCAACGCCGCCTGAATTTGAGCGGAGACCATGGCTTTCCCATAGAATTGACCCGCATCGGCGACTTCGACAAGCTGAGAAAAGCCCTGGCTGCTGCACAGAAGCCGATTGGGCAACGCCCTGACAGCAAAGGAGGTAACGGGCAAAAGAGGATCCGCCTCTACATTAGCATCGACGAGAACGGGACTGATTTACGTACTCTTGAAAGGGAACTC encodes the following:
- a CDS encoding TetR/AcrR family transcriptional regulator, translated to MTQNDDDAIAVEPAQPGRKRDHSRDAKILEATLEVLAEVGAAGLTMDIVAARAGAGKATIYRRWTSKTELVIDAVAHMKRNQVDLERLPDTGTLRGDLLGLFKPQSIEESERKLKIMTGLASLLSQDQALADAATAAVVQPWAEAHFALMRRAVERGEISASADIGTLSQVIPSMAAYRTLVQRKPIDLAFLVSMVDGVIMPALRRQPSEVPPASTGHRPVPTTSRVDESPLPRRASSVRKRSKT
- a CDS encoding aldo/keto reductase, whose protein sequence is MSTHHIDSLTQYHLLGRSGLRVSPLALGTMTFGTEFGWGNPESTAHQILARYLEAGGNFIDTADAYTAGSSERIIGDFFAKHGKRDQAVIATKFTMGTSPGDPNAGGNGRKNIYRALEGSLRRLKTDYVDLYWLHAWDGLTPVEEVMRTLTDLVREGKVRYIGLSDVPAWYFARAQTLAERNGWERVSALQLEYSLAERNIEREHIPAALELGAAIVPWSPLAGGLLSGKYTREGSRLKGEGRAHALLATGLPIADKFLKDRPWAIVEQLVAVAKEVGHPPAQVALNWVATRPAVASTIIGASRLEQLESNLRALDFTLPPTLSARLEAASRPELVHPYVFFEDPVFTRGMFTGNTVVRAEPGWFRANTRGP
- a CDS encoding glutathione S-transferase family protein, translated to MRLYDYLPSANGYKVRLLLSWLGRPYELVPVDIFAGESRTEDFLRRKNPDGRIPVLEPEPGRFLAESNAILLYLARGTRFLPEDAFERAQVDQWLFFEQNSIEPNVGTVRFWHLTGRASRYPEAFRLRVERGHEALAALERHLHGRTFLVGERPTVADIALYAYTHVAPEGGFSLERSPAVSAWLERVKALPGHIGALAPYSANAHVTAA
- a CDS encoding VOC family protein is translated as MTVSVTNHLNFRGDARAALEFYQSVFGGDLTIVTYKDAQNVQAPSEANQVMWGQVAAKNGFRVMAYDVPSRMPWDEGKNAFFVSVRGDSDKEITALWEKLSVGATVAQPLAPSGWAPLYGMLKDRFGITWVLDVATEYKAS
- a CDS encoding methylated-DNA--[protein]-cysteine S-methyltransferase, with the translated sequence MATSDYARIEQAILYLDAHAREQPSLDDVAAHVGLSPFHFQRLFTRWAGISPKRFLQVHTLVSARRLLAERHSVLDTSYAVGLSGGGRLHELFVTLTAMTPGEFKLGGEGLTVRHGIHPSPFGDCLIAVCERGICGLHFLSDESAEEALVSLRAQWPRATFMESRDATATWAERIFPSRPPREPTPLSVLVKGTPFQVQVWQALLRISPGHVATYEDLAQAIGNPKAVRAVGSAVGDNPVALLIPCHRVLRKTGVFGDYRWGPARKKVMLAWESLRYGAEVEAGEAPGVVP
- a CDS encoding cysteine synthase A, whose product is MHIHHDVISAIGNTPLIKLKRASELTGCTILGKAEFLNPGQSVKDRAALFIIRDAVSRGLLRPGGTIVEGTAGNTGIGLALVGNALGYRTVIVIPDTNSQEKKDTLRLMGAELIEVPAVPYKDPNNYVKVSGRLAEALNAREPHGAIWANQFDNVANRRAHIETTGPEIWRQTEGRVDGFICAVGSGGTLAGVGMALKELNPKIVIGLADPMGAALYHWYTRGELKAEGSSITEGIGQGRITANLEGAPIDEFFQISDEEALPILFDLIEHEGLFLGGSSAVNVAGAIRLARKMGPGHTVVTVLCDSGNRYASKLFNAPFLRSKGLPVPRWLERDPEAPSASTLLRDVLLAKAS
- a CDS encoding carbohydrate binding domain-containing protein; the protein is MRVRWRGSALLALMLMSPSAFAGTATVYYYTPYKAWSAPYIHHNASGSWTATPGESLSPACTNWVMKVLTTGTASTFQAVFTDGQNHWDNYNNQSGANYNIPASGTHQIKNGQLLANAGTPCTTSTNNQAEVYYFTGTRGWSTVNIHYAPTGGTWTTPPGVAMNETACANWVKKTVALGAATGMKAAFNNGTTWDNNNGSDYALGTGRLTVKDGVVTANAASPCVTLPPDTSAPSIPSGLTASASGTQITLSWNASTDDRAVTGYELVRTGGTQGTKTWTTSSTSYSDTGLSARTAYLYTVKAFDAAGNKSAASISASATTGDAPPPVPPGQPLGGDIREDSIYFVLTARFYDGDSSNNRGGSMHTQSGNAANNDPMFRGDFKGLIQKLDYIKALGFSAVWITPVVLNRSDYDYHGYHGWDFYRVDPRLESSGASYQDLINAAHAKGIKIIQDVVYNHSSRWGAKGLFSPKVYGVRDSQWSWYYDAPVSGFTYDGLTVEPTSGKSYYNGDLWSTAEPAGNTCRNWGVPTGGYSKEGYRLYNCQWPNPTSGMFPAQYYHQCWIGNWEGEDSRSCWIHEDLADFNTESTPVQNFLIDVYNKYIDMGVDGFRIDTAVHIPRVTWNRRLLPAAQQHAQAKFGAKGKDFFMFGEVGSFVNDKWNRGSPNHSAQFFTWKERRTYSTDDTTAALEQYNYEQAQGTSAQPTSTNAFLQGNVYHTPDHSQFSGMSVIDMRMHMNFGEASNAFFNGKDSDDSYNDATYNVVYVDSHDYGPNKSSTRYAGGTDAWAENMSLMWTFRGIPTLYYGSEIEFQAGKPIDCGPTCALATTGRAYYGDNLEGSVSASDFGVVGSASGKVAETLNKPLAKHLQRLNQIRRKIPALQKGQYSTEGVAGGMAFKRRFTDPARGVDSFALVTISGGATFNGIPNGTYKDAITGDVKTVTSGTLTASVSGKGNLRVYVLDLPGNPAPGKVGVDGPYLKP